One part of the Sphingobacterium sp. LZ7M1 genome encodes these proteins:
- a CDS encoding Do family serine endopeptidase: MKKIGATLLAAIIGGAIAVGGFKLFENKQMDNMTFEERQKVYYANNPGEEILSSTGNPDFTQAAAAVSPGVVHIQVTMASRGNRGGGGSPFDMFEEFFGVPQQRGQARPATASGSGVLISPDGYIVTNNHVVEEADKIEVVLTDKRKYEAKVIGRDPNFDLALIKVNATGLPMVKLGNSDNVQIGEWVLAVGYPLGLQSTVTAGIISAKGRRIGILDEPTQGRGYGGMGQQEQMISNAVESFLQTDAVINRGNSGGALVNARGELIGINSAIASPTGTYAGYGFAIPINLAKKIVDDFKEFGSVKRGYVGVTFTEINDQLRAEKGIEDVNGLYVRDVLKGGAAEAAGIKSGDILTKVEGRVIYGTPDLQEYVARLRPGDKVKITYKRDGKEKDVSLTLKGEESKPKTEDAESSASATEIFNKLGASFVPASNARKQELNIKSGVVVSQVHRGGVFEYFGVERGLVITEVNGKPVNNVDDVEAALGSTRRNIVRITGVPERGSTVQFNVPLKY, encoded by the coding sequence ATGAAAAAGATAGGTGCAACTTTATTAGCAGCCATCATAGGAGGAGCCATAGCCGTGGGTGGGTTTAAACTCTTCGAAAACAAACAGATGGACAACATGACGTTTGAAGAACGTCAAAAAGTATATTATGCAAACAACCCCGGCGAAGAGATTCTTTCTTCTACCGGAAATCCGGATTTTACCCAAGCTGCAGCGGCAGTCTCTCCGGGGGTCGTACATATTCAAGTAACAATGGCAAGCCGTGGTAACCGTGGTGGTGGCGGTTCACCTTTCGATATGTTCGAAGAGTTTTTTGGCGTCCCACAACAACGCGGTCAGGCTCGTCCTGCAACAGCGTCAGGTTCTGGGGTACTGATCTCTCCTGATGGATATATCGTAACCAATAACCACGTGGTGGAAGAGGCCGATAAAATCGAAGTGGTCTTGACCGATAAGCGCAAGTACGAAGCCAAAGTGATCGGTAGAGATCCAAACTTTGACCTTGCCTTAATTAAAGTAAATGCTACTGGCCTTCCGATGGTTAAATTAGGTAACTCAGATAACGTTCAGATTGGTGAGTGGGTGTTAGCTGTAGGTTATCCCCTAGGTTTACAGTCTACCGTTACTGCTGGTATCATCAGTGCAAAAGGCCGCCGTATCGGTATCTTGGACGAACCGACCCAAGGCCGTGGATATGGTGGAATGGGGCAACAAGAACAAATGATCAGCAATGCTGTTGAATCATTCTTACAAACTGATGCCGTTATCAACAGAGGTAACAGTGGTGGTGCATTGGTTAATGCCAGAGGCGAACTGATCGGTATCAACTCCGCTATCGCTTCACCAACCGGTACTTATGCTGGGTATGGATTCGCTATCCCAATTAACCTTGCTAAAAAGATTGTCGATGACTTCAAGGAATTCGGAAGTGTTAAACGTGGTTATGTAGGTGTGACCTTTACAGAGATCAACGATCAATTACGTGCTGAAAAAGGTATTGAAGATGTAAACGGACTATATGTACGTGATGTATTGAAAGGTGGAGCTGCAGAAGCTGCCGGCATTAAATCTGGTGATATCTTGACCAAGGTTGAAGGCCGTGTCATCTACGGAACTCCGGACCTACAGGAATACGTTGCTCGCTTACGTCCTGGTGATAAAGTGAAGATCACTTACAAACGTGACGGTAAAGAGAAAGACGTTTCATTGACCCTGAAAGGTGAAGAAAGCAAACCGAAAACTGAAGATGCTGAATCTAGTGCATCTGCAACAGAGATCTTCAATAAATTAGGTGCTAGTTTTGTTCCTGCAAGCAATGCGCGCAAACAAGAATTAAACATCAAATCAGGTGTAGTTGTATCACAAGTACACAGAGGTGGTGTTTTCGAATACTTCGGCGTTGAAAGAGGATTGGTGATTACTGAAGTTAATGGTAAACCTGTAAACAATGTTGATGATGTAGAGGCTGCTCTAGGTAGCACTCGCCGAAACATCGTCCGTATTACCGGCGTACCTGAAAGAGGTAGTACCGTTCAATTCAATGTTCCATTGAAATACTAG
- a CDS encoding sugar phosphate isomerase/epimerase — MKQLSKLFVGCLAVALVIFSSCSSNAPAAKGTVKAKGPFPEEKLGWHLGSQAYTFRLFSFAEALDKIAAANLRYVEAFPGQTVGGGSSEKMTYELSPEGRQLVKKLLKDRGITVHAYGVVGAKDEAEWEKVFQFAKDFDIKVINAEPAENQLDYISKLCDKYDIKVAIHNHPDPSHYWNPDVVLKALEGRSKRMGAAADVGHWMRSGLNPIECLKKLEGRVYHVHFKDLNAFGDKKAHDVIWGTGKLGMKEVQAELKRQNFKGMLSAEYEYNWENSLPEVTESVVNFRAAL, encoded by the coding sequence ATGAAACAACTTAGTAAATTGTTTGTAGGATGCTTGGCCGTTGCCTTGGTCATTTTCTCATCCTGCTCTAGCAATGCCCCTGCAGCAAAGGGAACCGTAAAGGCTAAAGGCCCATTCCCTGAAGAAAAGTTAGGTTGGCATTTAGGTTCTCAAGCCTATACCTTCAGACTATTTTCTTTTGCAGAAGCATTAGATAAGATCGCTGCGGCAAACCTTCGTTATGTAGAGGCTTTCCCTGGTCAAACTGTAGGCGGGGGTAGCTCAGAAAAAATGACTTATGAACTTTCTCCAGAAGGACGTCAATTAGTGAAAAAACTTTTAAAGGACAGAGGGATTACCGTTCATGCTTATGGTGTAGTAGGTGCAAAGGATGAAGCAGAATGGGAAAAAGTATTCCAATTTGCTAAGGACTTTGATATTAAAGTAATCAATGCAGAACCAGCAGAAAATCAATTGGACTATATCTCAAAACTTTGTGATAAATACGATATCAAAGTTGCCATCCATAACCATCCAGATCCATCGCATTACTGGAATCCAGATGTAGTGCTTAAGGCCCTAGAGGGAAGAAGCAAAAGAATGGGAGCTGCAGCAGACGTTGGTCACTGGATGAGATCGGGATTAAATCCGATTGAATGCCTTAAAAAACTTGAAGGCAGGGTTTACCATGTTCACTTTAAAGATTTGAACGCCTTCGGTGATAAAAAAGCGCATGATGTGATCTGGGGAACAGGTAAATTAGGAATGAAAGAGGTACAGGCAGAATTAAAGCGCCAAAATTTCAAAGGAATGCTTTCTGCTGAATACGAATATAACTGGGAAAACAGCCTTCCAGAAGTTACTGAAAGCGTGGTAAACTTTAGAGCCGCTCTTTAA
- a CDS encoding low molecular weight protein-tyrosine-phosphatase — MKILMVCLGNICRSPLAHGIMEHMVAESGLSWEIDSAGTGDWHVGQAPDRRSIQVAKERGIDISSQRAQHFNPSFFSKYDRILVMDKQNYADVVGMAISEEDRAKVSLFLIDDIVPDPYYDSNMFVPVFELIESRCKELIQDWSEN, encoded by the coding sequence ATGAAAATACTAATGGTGTGTTTAGGGAATATTTGCAGGTCTCCATTGGCTCATGGCATTATGGAGCACATGGTTGCGGAGAGCGGGTTGTCTTGGGAGATAGATTCTGCGGGTACGGGAGATTGGCATGTTGGCCAGGCCCCTGATCGTCGATCTATCCAAGTGGCTAAAGAAAGGGGTATTGATATCTCCAGTCAAAGGGCCCAACATTTTAATCCTTCCTTTTTTTCTAAATATGACCGTATTCTGGTGATGGACAAACAGAATTATGCAGACGTAGTGGGGATGGCCATATCTGAAGAAGATAGAGCTAAGGTTTCCCTGTTTCTGATCGATGATATTGTTCCAGATCCATATTATGATTCAAACATGTTCGTTCCAGTCTTTGAACTGATTGAATCTCGATGTAAAGAACTCATTCAAGACTGGTCAGAAAATTAA
- a CDS encoding DEAD/DEAH box helicase → MQQVDTITSYRLVYSLGKHPYLGYLIEPHIVQLNQNGSYSLSYKRVFSNTVDEFSDALDEVDYELIRLCDEIEQTQLIKRFHKKAIRPADYFSKIFDQKIYEHIRPKIESRLLHILNNIGDKPLFLMSKDGYPAELELKIADKPTSILFHFRRNETETRYFPTLKYDGLRMEFMYKNADVIVNQQAWLLLENVLYYFDEELEGKKLTPFLNKRFISIPRNTEKKYFETFVTSLIEKHHVYAEGLEIINYREQAIPQLRIVYCPEQEAQLQLYFEYGEYSFPAGAQHPVTVRYVYDKEKDSHQFYRIKRSLQWEEKKAKTLEDYGLERADALFGSYLPVTGINGYRISSIEWVNEHLSELTEAGFHIVQNHNDKKFLIGKTSISIEVTEKNDWFDISAIVRFGEYEIPFINLRQHILNRIQEFELPNGEIAIIPQEWFSQYEHLFQFSSQKEGIRLNRTHIGLLNDVTEHTQVSMQRKLNKLGEFDEIADIETPKEFKGSLRPYQKAGYNWFHFLQEYRFGGLLADDMGLGKTVQTLALLQQQKETLAADQPKTSLLIVPTSLIFNWQKEAEKFTPKLRVLLHTGTYRSKNNFAFSHFDLVITTYGVARIDEELLSGFYFNYIILDESQNIKNPRSKSFSAIKHIKGKNKLALSGTPIENSVADIWSQMSFVNPGLLGSYTYFQKEFVLAIEKKKDEEKARRLQAIIKPFVLRRTKSQVATELPPKSEQIFYCSMTEEQSEYYEKVKSEYRNALLDGAFTGKATQIALLQGLTKLRQLANHPLMIDSQYKDGSGKFDAAIETMDSILKEGNKVLIFSQFVRHLQIFRDYFDKNKIRYAYLDGSTTDRNNAVKEFKENEETQVFLISIKAGGVGLNLTEAEYVFILDPWWNPAVEQQAIDRSHRIGQTKNVFIYKFIAKDSIEEKILALQGMKKSLASSLISTEESFVKSLSKEDINELFS, encoded by the coding sequence ATGCAGCAGGTCGACACAATAACTTCTTATCGTTTGGTTTACTCATTAGGGAAGCACCCCTACCTGGGCTACCTCATTGAACCCCATATTGTACAGCTCAACCAAAATGGATCTTATTCCCTATCCTATAAAAGGGTTTTCAGCAATACCGTAGATGAATTTTCGGATGCCTTAGATGAAGTCGATTATGAACTGATCCGTCTTTGCGATGAAATTGAACAGACACAGTTGATCAAACGGTTCCATAAAAAAGCAATCCGTCCCGCTGATTACTTCTCCAAGATCTTTGACCAAAAAATCTACGAGCATATACGTCCAAAGATCGAAAGCCGTTTATTACATATACTGAACAACATTGGCGATAAGCCACTGTTCTTGATGAGCAAGGATGGATATCCTGCAGAGCTGGAACTGAAAATAGCGGATAAACCAACCAGTATCCTTTTCCATTTCAGAAGGAATGAAACGGAAACACGCTATTTTCCGACCCTCAAATATGATGGGCTCCGCATGGAATTTATGTACAAGAATGCGGATGTGATAGTCAACCAACAGGCTTGGCTGCTCTTAGAGAATGTCCTGTATTATTTCGATGAAGAACTTGAGGGCAAGAAATTGACCCCCTTTTTAAACAAACGCTTTATTTCAATCCCAAGGAATACGGAGAAAAAATACTTCGAAACCTTTGTGACCTCGCTGATTGAAAAGCACCATGTATATGCCGAAGGTTTAGAGATCATCAACTATAGGGAACAGGCCATCCCTCAACTTAGGATTGTCTATTGCCCAGAACAAGAGGCGCAGCTGCAACTGTATTTTGAATATGGAGAATACAGTTTTCCTGCAGGCGCACAGCACCCTGTGACGGTCCGTTATGTCTATGACAAGGAAAAGGATTCCCATCAGTTCTATAGGATAAAAAGGTCCCTACAATGGGAGGAAAAGAAAGCCAAAACCTTAGAAGATTATGGATTGGAGCGTGCTGACGCCCTATTTGGTTCCTACCTGCCTGTTACCGGGATCAATGGCTATCGAATTTCCAGCATCGAATGGGTCAATGAACACCTTTCGGAATTGACCGAAGCTGGCTTCCATATCGTCCAAAACCATAATGACAAGAAATTCCTGATCGGCAAGACCAGTATCAGCATTGAAGTCACCGAGAAGAACGATTGGTTTGACATATCCGCAATCGTACGGTTCGGGGAATATGAAATACCTTTCATCAATCTTCGTCAGCATATATTGAACAGGATCCAAGAATTTGAATTGCCAAATGGTGAAATAGCCATCATTCCACAGGAATGGTTCTCTCAATATGAGCACCTATTCCAGTTTTCATCACAAAAGGAGGGCATTCGATTAAATCGGACACATATTGGATTGTTAAACGATGTCACCGAACATACCCAAGTCAGCATGCAGCGTAAGTTGAACAAACTTGGGGAGTTTGATGAGATCGCAGACATCGAGACACCGAAAGAATTTAAAGGTTCTTTACGTCCTTATCAAAAGGCTGGCTACAACTGGTTCCACTTCTTGCAGGAATACCGCTTTGGCGGCCTTCTAGCAGACGATATGGGTCTAGGAAAGACGGTTCAGACCTTGGCGCTATTGCAGCAGCAGAAAGAAACCTTGGCCGCCGACCAGCCTAAAACTTCACTGTTGATCGTACCGACCTCCTTGATATTCAACTGGCAGAAGGAAGCTGAAAAGTTTACGCCTAAATTGCGGGTATTGTTACATACCGGAACTTACCGCAGCAAGAACAACTTTGCCTTCAGTCATTTTGATTTGGTGATCACGACCTATGGGGTGGCGCGAATTGATGAAGAGCTGCTATCAGGCTTTTACTTCAATTATATTATTCTGGACGAGAGCCAGAACATTAAGAACCCAAGGTCTAAGTCTTTTTCGGCCATTAAACACATCAAAGGAAAGAACAAACTGGCCTTGAGTGGTACCCCTATCGAGAATTCGGTAGCTGATATCTGGTCGCAGATGTCCTTTGTCAACCCCGGCCTTTTGGGCAGTTACACTTATTTCCAGAAGGAATTCGTCCTGGCCATCGAAAAGAAAAAGGATGAGGAAAAAGCGAGACGCCTACAGGCTATCATAAAACCTTTTGTATTGCGAAGGACCAAGTCTCAAGTTGCGACGGAATTACCACCGAAATCGGAGCAGATTTTCTATTGCAGCATGACCGAGGAGCAGTCTGAATATTACGAAAAGGTAAAATCGGAATATAGAAATGCACTGCTGGACGGTGCTTTCACAGGGAAAGCGACCCAGATTGCCTTGTTACAGGGGCTTACCAAATTGAGGCAATTGGCAAACCATCCGCTGATGATCGATAGCCAATACAAGGATGGTTCTGGAAAATTTGATGCCGCGATAGAGACCATGGATTCCATCCTAAAGGAAGGTAACAAGGTCTTGATATTTTCCCAATTTGTAAGGCATCTTCAGATTTTCAGGGATTATTTTGACAAGAACAAAATCCGTTATGCATATCTGGACGGTTCTACGACAGATAGGAACAATGCCGTAAAGGAATTTAAGGAAAACGAGGAAACCCAAGTCTTCTTGATTTCCATTAAAGCTGGCGGTGTCGGATTGAACCTAACGGAAGCGGAATATGTGTTCATCTTAGACCCTTGGTGGAACCCTGCAGTCGAACAACAAGCCATTGACCGTAGCCACCGAATCGGACAGACCAAAAATGTATTCATCTATAAGTTTATAGCCAAGGATAGTATTGAAGAAAAAATCCTCGCTCTACAGGGAATGAAGAAGTCCCTGGCCAGTTCACTCATCAGTACAGAAGAGAGCTTCGTGAAATCACTAAGCAAAGAGGATATCAATGAACTTTTTAGTTAA
- the dapF gene encoding diaminopimelate epimerase has translation MSKEIQFYKYQGAGNDFILIDNRKGSFDANNQQLIQELCDRRFGVGGDGLMLLQDTNNYDFQMLYFNANGKEGTMCGNGGRCLVAFARDLGIISRDTVFLAVDGRHDAQIQQNTVNLGMIDVNEYSMDGEAFVLNTGSPHYVEFVEDLAHKNVFQDGHAIRNNSTYGEKGINVNFIQAEENGYFVRTFERGVEDETYACGTGAVASAMSVALKSGKDGDFQIPIRVLGGQLHISFHKIGHQFSKVYLSGPAIQVFQGKIDIS, from the coding sequence ATGTCAAAAGAAATCCAATTCTACAAATACCAGGGTGCAGGCAATGATTTTATCTTGATTGATAACAGAAAGGGCTCGTTTGATGCCAATAACCAACAATTGATCCAAGAGCTTTGTGACAGAAGGTTTGGGGTTGGTGGAGACGGATTGATGCTTCTTCAAGATACAAATAATTATGATTTCCAAATGCTTTACTTCAATGCAAATGGGAAAGAAGGGACCATGTGTGGAAATGGAGGGCGTTGTTTAGTTGCTTTTGCCAGGGATCTTGGAATCATTTCCCGCGATACTGTCTTTTTGGCAGTCGACGGAAGACATGATGCTCAAATCCAGCAAAATACTGTAAACCTTGGCATGATTGACGTGAATGAATACAGTATGGATGGAGAGGCATTTGTCCTAAACACAGGCTCTCCTCATTATGTTGAGTTTGTAGAAGATTTAGCACATAAAAATGTTTTCCAAGATGGCCATGCGATCCGAAACAACAGTACCTATGGCGAGAAAGGCATCAATGTAAACTTTATCCAAGCGGAAGAAAACGGGTATTTTGTGCGGACTTTTGAACGTGGCGTAGAGGATGAGACCTATGCCTGTGGAACGGGGGCGGTTGCTTCGGCAATGAGTGTGGCGTTGAAGTCCGGCAAAGATGGTGATTTTCAGATTCCGATCCGAGTATTGGGTGGACAGCTTCACATTTCTTTCCACAAAATAGGGCATCAATTCAGCAAAGTTTATCTTTCGGGACCTGCAATCCAAGTATTTCAAGGAAAAATCGATATTTCATAA